A genomic segment from Methanomassiliicoccales archaeon encodes:
- a CDS encoding thioredoxin domain-containing protein: MQEKRTNHLIGEKSLYLKHHVYNPVDWHPWSEQSLEKAKKSDLPLFISIGYSACHWCHVMARESFEDEMIASILNREYLPVKVDREERPDLDGIYMAACQMISGGGGWPLTIVATPDGKPFFAGTYFSRQGSPTSPGLLDILSSLALQWKLDKNRLIKIAEDISQSLKEFVAYREPADLNSDILHKALLQAEMNFDEVYGGFEIAPKFPVPHRLIFLLYYYNKFKNESAKNMSFLTLRRMGEGGIFDHVGYGFHRYSTDRKWHLPHFEKMLYDQALLAMAYSEAYSILKDKIFKKIALKTFSYVESNLTSPEGLFYSAEGSESEGIEGKFYTWTWDEIVDALGNNSEIFLEAFDIRKEGNFRDEATKRKTGSNILHLNRTLEELSNKYSLSENSIEEYIDNKIEKLLKARRKKVPPEVDDKILTDWNGLMIASLARSSILLKEENLLERAIRAANILSSKMSCNGRLYHRAVSDVIGINGFLDDYTNLIWGFVEIYKANEEDKYLDLALRLTENMIKHFWNEHSGGFFFTSDDSEFLIARRMDGYDGAIPSGNSIAAISLIELFKLTGKEDFRMYSSRTIKAFAADINADPLSHSQMLIAKMLLMDT; this comes from the coding sequence AACAATCGTTGGAAAAAGCTAAGAAATCAGATCTACCTCTTTTCATATCAATTGGGTATTCAGCTTGCCATTGGTGCCATGTGATGGCCAGGGAGTCGTTTGAAGATGAAATGATCGCCTCTATTCTTAATCGAGAATATTTACCTGTAAAAGTTGATAGAGAGGAAAGGCCAGATCTGGATGGAATATATATGGCAGCTTGCCAAATGATCTCAGGTGGTGGAGGTTGGCCCCTGACAATCGTCGCCACACCCGATGGCAAGCCTTTTTTTGCTGGAACTTATTTTAGCCGACAGGGTTCACCCACATCGCCAGGATTATTAGACATTCTTTCCTCTCTAGCGCTTCAGTGGAAATTAGATAAAAATAGATTAATAAAAATTGCTGAAGATATATCCCAATCGCTCAAAGAATTTGTTGCATATCGAGAACCAGCTGACTTAAATTCAGATATTTTACACAAAGCATTATTGCAAGCAGAGATGAATTTCGACGAGGTATATGGAGGTTTTGAAATTGCACCAAAGTTTCCTGTTCCACATAGATTAATATTTTTATTATATTATTATAATAAGTTTAAAAATGAAAGTGCCAAAAATATGTCGTTTTTGACTTTGAGACGAATGGGAGAAGGGGGTATTTTTGACCATGTTGGATATGGTTTTCATCGATATTCTACAGATAGAAAATGGCATCTACCACATTTCGAGAAAATGCTTTATGACCAGGCATTATTAGCCATGGCTTATTCGGAAGCCTATTCAATTCTCAAGGATAAAATTTTTAAGAAAATCGCCTTGAAAACGTTTAGTTATGTCGAAAGTAATTTGACTTCTCCTGAAGGTTTATTCTATTCGGCAGAAGGATCTGAAAGTGAGGGGATCGAAGGAAAATTTTATACCTGGACTTGGGATGAAATTGTTGATGCGTTAGGTAATAATTCTGAAATATTTTTAGAAGCATTCGACATCAGAAAGGAAGGCAATTTCAGAGATGAAGCCACTAAAAGAAAAACTGGCTCTAATATTTTACATTTAAATCGAACATTAGAAGAATTGAGCAATAAGTATTCACTTTCTGAAAATTCGATTGAAGAATATATAGATAATAAAATTGAAAAGCTCTTAAAAGCTCGTAGGAAAAAAGTTCCACCCGAAGTCGATGATAAAATATTAACTGATTGGAACGGCCTCATGATCGCTTCTCTCGCAAGATCTTCCATTTTATTAAAAGAAGAAAATCTTTTAGAAAGGGCAATTAGGGCCGCAAATATCTTATCATCGAAAATGAGTTGCAATGGAAGATTATATCATAGAGCAGTAAGCGATGTTATTGGAATAAACGGATTCCTTGATGACTATACCAATTTGATTTGGGGTTTTGTTGAAATTTACAAAGCCAACGAAGAAGATAAATATCTAGATTTGGCCCTTCGACTAACAGAAAATATGATAAAACACTTTTGGAATGAACATTCAGGAGGTTTCTTTTTCACATCTGATGATTCAGAATTTTTAATTGCCCGTAGAATGGATGGTTATGATGGTGCTATTCCAAGTGGAAATTCAATTGCCGCCATTTCTCTAATTGAGCTATTCAAGTTAACTGGAAAGGAAGATTTTAGAATGTATTCCAGTCGTACTATCAAAGCTTTTGCGGCTGACATAAATGCAGATCCATTATCGCATTCACAGATGCTTATTGCCAAAATGCTCTTGATGGATACTTGA
- a CDS encoding DUF4443 domain-containing protein has product MMKFVDLPKYGPVHRFADYHVYRTLLILMDGRRKGRKQLADSVKVGEGSMRTIIDYLRDRGFIDVQQTGIKISNKGLEFMKSIPLKVERLEPSDMSIAERNVAVHVKGAASRVSLGIEQRDAAVKAGAEGATTIIYSGGKLIIPPDYSVDDHKPSSSLLLRKVFSLAEGDVIIIGTAQEYFEAENGALAAAFALI; this is encoded by the coding sequence ATGATGAAATTTGTAGACCTTCCCAAATATGGTCCGGTACATAGGTTCGCTGATTACCATGTATACCGGACACTTCTAATTCTCATGGATGGAAGAAGAAAAGGGCGTAAGCAACTGGCTGACTCAGTTAAAGTTGGCGAGGGAAGCATGAGGACCATCATTGATTATCTACGCGATAGGGGTTTTATTGATGTGCAACAAACTGGAATAAAAATTTCCAATAAGGGTCTAGAATTCATGAAATCAATTCCTTTAAAGGTAGAGCGTTTAGAACCTAGCGACATGTCTATTGCTGAAAGAAACGTTGCAGTTCATGTAAAAGGTGCAGCATCACGCGTAAGTCTAGGTATTGAGCAACGAGATGCTGCTGTAAAGGCAGGTGCCGAAGGAGCTACGACAATCATTTATTCCGGTGGTAAACTTATAATTCCTCCTGATTATAGTGTGGACGACCATAAGCCATCCTCTTCATTGCTATTACGAAAAGTGTTTTCATTGGCGGAGGGGGATGTTATAATAATAGGCACGGCGCAAGAATATTTCGAAGCAGAGAATGGTGCATTAGCAGCTGCTTTTGCATTAATCTGA
- a CDS encoding methionine adenosyltransferase, with amino-acid sequence MAKNIIVERIDYTPVEKQQVELVERKGIGHPDSIADGLSESVSRALCKMYIERYGRVLHHNTDETQIVGGQSSPKFGGGDILEPVYILLVGRATTEVNGERLPYRTTAVKAANEYLKSHFPNLDMDTDVMLDCMIGKGSIDLTSVYDSRKHLSNDTSFGVGYAPLTQTEKVVLETEKYINGAMKRRIKESGEDVKVMAARMGDTINLTIACAMVDRYIPDKSHYISTIEEMKNRIHDFAVKQTDLNVNVEINTADDYKKGVFYLTVTGLSMENGDDGSVGRGNRCNGLITPFRPMSMEASSGKNPITHVGKLYNILSKFIAEDIANAAGNEILEVEVRILSQIGKPINNPQTCSVQILPAPGANFKKWQREARSIADNWLDNIEVVTKKIVNGEISTF; translated from the coding sequence ATGGCCAAGAATATCATTGTAGAAAGAATCGATTATACTCCTGTCGAGAAACAGCAAGTAGAATTGGTTGAGCGTAAGGGCATTGGGCATCCTGATAGTATTGCTGATGGTCTTTCAGAGAGTGTTTCCCGTGCCCTCTGTAAGATGTATATCGAGCGATATGGGCGTGTCCTTCATCATAATACAGATGAGACACAGATCGTAGGAGGGCAATCTTCTCCTAAATTTGGAGGAGGAGATATTTTGGAGCCCGTCTATATCTTACTAGTTGGGAGAGCGACAACCGAAGTTAATGGAGAGAGACTCCCTTACAGGACAACTGCGGTGAAAGCGGCCAATGAATATTTAAAATCACATTTCCCTAATCTTGATATGGATACTGATGTCATGCTTGATTGCATGATAGGAAAAGGCTCAATTGATTTAACTTCAGTTTACGACAGTAGGAAACATTTGTCCAACGACACTTCATTCGGGGTAGGTTATGCTCCGTTAACGCAAACGGAGAAGGTGGTTCTAGAGACCGAGAAATATATCAATGGCGCTATGAAACGCAGAATCAAAGAATCGGGTGAGGATGTAAAAGTCATGGCAGCACGAATGGGAGATACAATAAACCTCACAATAGCATGTGCCATGGTTGATCGTTATATCCCAGATAAATCACATTACATAAGCACGATAGAAGAAATGAAAAATCGAATACATGATTTCGCCGTCAAACAAACCGACTTAAATGTTAATGTAGAGATTAATACTGCTGATGATTATAAGAAAGGCGTTTTTTACCTCACTGTTACAGGGTTAAGCATGGAAAACGGGGACGATGGCTCTGTAGGAAGAGGTAATCGCTGCAATGGACTTATCACGCCTTTTCGTCCTATGAGCATGGAAGCGTCCTCAGGAAAGAATCCAATTACCCATGTAGGAAAGCTGTATAATATTTTAAGCAAGTTTATCGCAGAAGACATTGCCAACGCTGCAGGAAATGAAATTCTGGAAGTGGAAGTACGCATTCTTTCACAGATCGGAAAGCCAATAAACAATCCTCAGACATGTTCGGTACAAATATTGCCCGCACCAGGAGCTAATTTCAAGAAATGGCAAAGAGAAGCGCGCAGTATAGCAGACAACTGGTTGGACAATATCGAAGTCGTGACGAAGAAAATAGTTAATGGAGAGATAAGCACATTCTAA
- a CDS encoding CBS domain-containing protein produces the protein MKFPEIREIKRMRKALDITQIELSRLTSVSQSTIAKLENGRINASYEIVVRIFEALEEEANRRRAGRKAIDVSSKKIISIQAEDKVKHATELMRSSGYSQLPVFDGDKPVGSISEYNILALLRDGSSLESISELPVRSVMAEGFPIVNEDTPLETITSILSSSNAVLVGKKGKITGIITSSDVLKLL, from the coding sequence ATGAAATTCCCCGAAATTAGGGAAATTAAAAGGATGCGGAAGGCATTGGATATCACGCAAATAGAGTTATCTCGATTGACTTCTGTGTCGCAGAGTACTATAGCGAAACTGGAGAATGGGAGAATCAATGCCTCATATGAAATCGTTGTCAGGATTTTTGAAGCATTAGAGGAAGAGGCAAATAGACGCAGAGCGGGTAGAAAGGCAATTGACGTATCCTCAAAAAAAATCATATCGATTCAAGCCGAGGATAAGGTTAAGCATGCAACAGAATTAATGCGGTCATCGGGATATTCACAGCTACCAGTGTTCGATGGTGATAAACCAGTAGGGAGCATAAGTGAATATAATATTCTAGCCCTTTTACGTGATGGAAGTAGTCTAGAATCGATTTCCGAACTACCCGTCAGAAGCGTTATGGCCGAGGGGTTTCCGATTGTAAACGAGGATACTCCATTAGAAACGATTACCTCCATCCTTTCCAGTTCCAATGCAGTCCTAGTTGGAAAAAAAGGGAAGATCACTGGAATTATAACTTCTTCAGACGTCCTTAAGCTTCTATGA
- the rnz gene encoding ribonuclease Z, with product MRIIFLGTAGSLPTPQRNPIAVAVQMGPDILLFDCGEGTQRQFMLSSASFMRVTDIFISHFHGDHFLGLPGLIQSMNFFGRKRELRIFGPAGIKEALDLALSLSFFQPSFDVSAFELVHNQCIHFSGYDVKAIQADHTIPAFSYVLEEEPRPGKFNVKKARDLGVPEGPAFRALQEGKTVSVGDLTISPSMVIGPKRRGRKISISGDTRPNLKFIEASKNADLMIHEATLSSDLEDEANEYGHSTAQQAGKVAAQAKAKMLYLYHFSNRYDDVKSLVNEAKKEFPIVFAAEDLLSLQINPPEEEWNRSVFN from the coding sequence GTGCGCATTATCTTCCTAGGAACTGCAGGAAGTTTACCAACTCCTCAACGAAATCCTATTGCTGTGGCAGTCCAGATGGGTCCAGATATTCTACTCTTTGATTGTGGTGAAGGGACACAGAGGCAATTTATGCTTTCTTCAGCCTCCTTCATGCGGGTGACGGATATATTCATTTCGCATTTTCACGGGGATCATTTTCTTGGTCTTCCAGGACTTATTCAATCAATGAATTTTTTTGGACGTAAGAGGGAACTAAGAATTTTCGGACCGGCTGGTATCAAAGAGGCTTTAGATTTAGCGCTTTCTTTGAGTTTTTTCCAGCCCAGTTTCGATGTGTCCGCTTTTGAATTAGTTCATAATCAATGCATTCATTTTTCTGGTTACGATGTAAAGGCAATACAAGCCGATCATACAATTCCTGCCTTCTCATACGTTCTCGAAGAAGAACCCCGTCCTGGCAAATTTAATGTAAAAAAAGCTAGAGATCTCGGCGTACCAGAGGGGCCAGCTTTTCGAGCTTTACAAGAGGGCAAGACGGTAAGTGTCGGAGATTTGACCATCAGTCCTTCTATGGTAATTGGTCCTAAGCGCAGAGGAAGAAAAATCTCTATTTCAGGGGATACTAGACCTAATCTCAAATTTATAGAAGCATCGAAAAATGCTGACTTGATGATACATGAAGCAACCCTATCATCAGACCTTGAAGATGAAGCAAACGAATATGGTCATAGTACCGCACAGCAAGCTGGCAAAGTTGCGGCCCAAGCAAAGGCGAAAATGTTATATCTCTATCATTTTAGCAATAGATATGATGATGTAAAATCATTGGTGAATGAAGCGAAGAAAGAATTTCCAATCGTTTTCGCGGCTGAGGATTTGTTATCTCTTCAAATAAACCCACCTGAGGAGGAGTGGAATAGAAGCGTTTTTAATTAA
- a CDS encoding MFS transporter, with the protein MKPSTIQLLSSASLSAASLLIPNLARDGFGASNWEIGILVAGYSAAIFVSSYFFGRFSDIHGRKRVLQSGLLLAAIALFLQIFAYNTFALTVSRLIVGMCAGIYPAALLAHVYENDKKIGKFSSYGSLGFGLGTLIAGIIGIYLEIFIFSAAMMLIAFAISLKLPFGKESIHHVPLFPKDILRRNFPVYLSIMFRHTGANMIWVIYPLFLADLGASPLFIGAIYAVNALGQFFFMQMTDKYKAVPLVVIGFIMSIVTFPSYTLAQVYWQIIPSQIMIALAWSTLYVGSIKYIMERNEEKGTSAGLLQSALSISAIMGALLGGFASGFFGFKGCMYIATAVAIIGLAIFLFGNRWIRHFVDKTN; encoded by the coding sequence ATGAAGCCTTCAACCATCCAGCTGCTTTCTAGTGCTTCCCTTTCAGCAGCATCTTTGTTAATACCTAATTTAGCAAGGGATGGATTTGGAGCTTCAAATTGGGAAATCGGAATTTTAGTGGCAGGCTATAGTGCCGCAATATTCGTCTCATCGTATTTTTTTGGTCGTTTTTCAGACATACATGGTCGTAAGAGAGTTTTACAAAGTGGTTTATTACTTGCCGCAATAGCTCTATTCCTTCAAATTTTCGCTTATAATACATTTGCTTTGACCGTTTCACGCTTAATAGTCGGAATGTGCGCTGGTATCTATCCAGCTGCTTTGTTAGCACATGTTTATGAAAATGATAAGAAAATAGGAAAATTCTCTTCGTACGGTAGTTTGGGTTTTGGTCTAGGAACATTAATCGCAGGTATTATCGGAATCTACCTTGAAATCTTCATATTCAGTGCCGCCATGATGCTAATAGCTTTTGCAATCTCTCTCAAATTGCCATTCGGTAAAGAGAGTATCCACCACGTCCCACTCTTTCCGAAAGATATCCTGCGTCGTAATTTCCCAGTATATTTGAGTATAATGTTTCGCCACACCGGCGCGAACATGATATGGGTGATATATCCACTTTTTTTGGCGGATTTAGGAGCGAGTCCTCTCTTCATCGGAGCCATTTATGCCGTTAATGCACTAGGGCAATTTTTTTTTATGCAAATGACTGACAAATACAAAGCGGTACCTTTGGTTGTGATTGGTTTCATTATGTCTATCGTTACATTTCCATCCTATACTCTAGCACAGGTTTACTGGCAAATAATCCCATCCCAGATAATGATAGCTTTAGCATGGTCTACTCTGTATGTAGGTTCAATAAAATACATTATGGAACGCAATGAGGAGAAGGGAACTTCGGCTGGTTTGCTCCAATCCGCATTGAGCATCTCGGCGATAATGGGGGCATTATTGGGAGGATTTGCTTCAGGCTTTTTTGGATTTAAAGGATGTATGTATATTGCCACAGCGGTCGCTATAATAGGCCTTGCAATCTTCCTATTTGGCAACAGATGGATTAGGCACTTTGTGGACAAGACTAATTAA
- a CDS encoding universal stress protein, whose translation MTKISKVLVGVDGSENALRAVELATHIARALGAKLTLLNVIAPSEAALFTGRSSRPLEDKTMGDERLQKAVETARRAGVEHETIVEFGHPADVIVKMAKDFDMVVVGSRGLSAVEGFLLGSVSSKVLHHSKVPALVVP comes from the coding sequence ATGACAAAGATTTCAAAGGTGTTGGTCGGAGTTGATGGTTCTGAGAATGCACTTAGGGCGGTGGAATTGGCGACACATATAGCTCGTGCTTTGGGTGCAAAATTAACATTATTAAACGTGATTGCACCATCTGAGGCAGCCTTATTCACCGGACGATCCTCTAGACCTCTGGAAGACAAAACTATGGGCGATGAAAGATTACAAAAAGCAGTAGAAACAGCAAGGCGCGCCGGTGTAGAGCATGAGACAATAGTAGAATTCGGCCATCCAGCCGATGTTATTGTCAAGATGGCGAAGGATTTCGATATGGTGGTAGTTGGTTCAAGAGGTTTAAGTGCAGTGGAGGGCTTTTTACTAGGAAGCGTGTCCAGTAAAGTATTACATCATTCCAAAGTGCCTGCCTTAGTCGTCCCCTGA
- the rpe gene encoding ribulose-phosphate 3-epimerase — protein MVKVAPSLLSADFGSLASEVKKVQNAGADWIHIDVMDGVFVPNITIGPTVIKHIRPHATIPFDVHLMIVKPENFIDQFASAGADLITVHVEATKNVEKAIDRIHSLGKRAGLSINPNTSLEDALPYLDMIDLILVMTVYPGFGGQAFIEDCLPKIYKVKKEIQNRGHKIEIEVDGGINYSTGKRAVEAGATVLAAGSALFSSKNMAAEIARWKEL, from the coding sequence ATGGTAAAAGTAGCACCTTCTCTCCTATCGGCAGACTTCGGCTCGCTTGCTAGTGAGGTTAAAAAAGTTCAAAATGCTGGTGCAGATTGGATCCATATAGACGTTATGGATGGAGTTTTTGTTCCTAATATCACTATTGGTCCAACTGTGATAAAACACATTCGACCTCATGCAACGATACCTTTCGATGTACATTTGATGATTGTAAAACCTGAAAATTTTATTGATCAATTCGCATCTGCAGGTGCAGACTTAATCACAGTGCACGTGGAAGCTACAAAAAATGTTGAGAAAGCGATTGATAGAATTCATTCATTAGGAAAAAGAGCGGGGCTTTCAATTAATCCTAATACATCATTAGAAGACGCTTTGCCATATCTAGACATGATTGACCTTATTTTGGTAATGACCGTCTATCCTGGTTTTGGAGGTCAAGCGTTTATAGAAGATTGTCTGCCCAAGATTTACAAGGTAAAAAAAGAAATACAAAATCGAGGACATAAAATTGAAATAGAGGTAGATGGAGGCATTAACTATTCAACCGGAAAAAGGGCTGTGGAAGCAGGTGCAACTGTTTTAGCAGCTGGAAGCGCTTTATTCAGCTCCAAGAATATGGCAGCTGAAATAGCGAGGTGGAAAGAACTATAA
- the fen gene encoding flap endonuclease-1 — protein sequence MGVNLSDIIMGKQIDLEDLSGRNLAIDAYNAIYQFLSVIRQPDGKPLMDQKGRITSHLAGLLYRNAHLIEKGIKPVYVFDGTPHPLKFRTIDERSKRRAKAKKEWEEALEKGDYEKAFSKATQSSRITNEIVESSRILLFHLGIPVVQAPEEGEAQAAYMAIRGDVWAACSQDFDSLLFGAPNLVRNLAIGGKKRISGRDQNKEIPIEVVNLNDALQKLNLTREQLVDLCILMGTDFNEGVLGIGPKKGLKLIQEHKNLETVLKLLQVEIENYNEIRDIFLKYEVITDYKLEWRPPDREKVLSLLHDEYDFSEARVENALRRMSGSQSVKSPTSIQSQRSLDMF from the coding sequence ATGGGAGTTAACCTCTCTGATATAATTATGGGAAAGCAAATCGATCTAGAGGATCTTTCTGGCAGAAATCTAGCGATTGACGCTTATAATGCAATTTATCAGTTTTTAAGCGTAATACGTCAACCAGATGGTAAGCCTTTAATGGATCAAAAAGGTCGCATTACGTCGCATTTGGCTGGCCTCCTTTATCGTAATGCTCATTTAATCGAGAAAGGCATAAAGCCCGTATACGTTTTTGATGGTACTCCGCACCCTTTGAAATTTCGCACCATAGATGAGAGAAGCAAACGCCGAGCCAAAGCAAAAAAAGAATGGGAAGAAGCCCTTGAAAAAGGGGATTATGAAAAGGCATTCAGCAAAGCTACACAATCTTCACGCATTACAAATGAAATTGTGGAGAGTTCTCGCATCTTATTGTTCCATTTAGGAATACCTGTGGTTCAAGCTCCAGAAGAGGGGGAGGCCCAAGCTGCCTATATGGCGATAAGAGGGGATGTGTGGGCTGCCTGCTCCCAAGATTTTGATTCGTTATTGTTCGGTGCACCAAATCTAGTACGCAATCTCGCTATTGGAGGAAAGAAGCGGATTTCAGGAAGAGATCAGAATAAAGAGATCCCAATCGAAGTCGTCAATCTTAATGATGCGCTACAAAAATTGAATTTGACTCGTGAGCAATTGGTTGATCTTTGCATTTTAATGGGAACGGACTTCAATGAAGGAGTGCTAGGAATAGGTCCTAAAAAAGGACTTAAGCTTATTCAAGAGCACAAAAATCTGGAAACGGTTTTAAAATTGTTACAGGTGGAAATAGAAAATTATAACGAGATTCGAGATATTTTTTTAAAATACGAGGTGATAACTGATTACAAATTAGAATGGCGTCCTCCGGATCGCGAAAAAGTATTAAGTCTACTGCATGACGAGTATGACTTTTCTGAGGCAAGAGTTGAAAACGCGTTAAGAAGAATGAGTGGTAGCCAGTCAGTTAAATCCCCGACCTCTATTCAATCACAGCGCTCTTTAGATATGTTTTAG